A stretch of Edaphobacter lichenicola DNA encodes these proteins:
- the def gene encoding peptide deformylase: MTTKASEKKTKIHEVVKWPDPVLAKPGETVTVFDAKLKKLTEEMFESMYAAQGIGLAAPQIAISQRITVIDVSFKKNPEEKIVLINPEIIEREGKQVEEEGCLSLPEIREKVSRAEWVKVKAQDVTGKWFEIEGTELLARAMQHEIDHLDGVLFIDRLSRLKRDLVIRKIKKLIKNGEW; the protein is encoded by the coding sequence GTGACGACAAAGGCGAGCGAGAAGAAGACGAAGATTCATGAGGTGGTGAAGTGGCCGGATCCGGTGTTGGCGAAGCCGGGTGAGACGGTGACGGTGTTTGACGCGAAGCTGAAGAAGCTGACTGAGGAGATGTTCGAGAGCATGTATGCGGCGCAGGGGATTGGGCTGGCGGCGCCGCAGATTGCGATCTCGCAGCGGATTACGGTGATCGATGTGAGCTTCAAGAAGAATCCGGAGGAGAAGATTGTGCTGATTAATCCGGAGATTATTGAGCGTGAGGGCAAGCAGGTGGAGGAGGAGGGGTGCCTGAGTCTGCCGGAGATTCGGGAGAAGGTTTCGCGGGCGGAGTGGGTGAAGGTGAAGGCGCAGGATGTGACGGGGAAGTGGTTTGAGATTGAGGGGACGGAGTTGCTGGCACGTGCGATGCAGCATGAGATTGATCATCTGGATGGTGTGCTGTTTATTGATCGGCTGAGTCGGCTGAAGCGGGATCTGGTGATTCGGAAGATTAAGAAGCTGATTAAAAACGGTGAGTGGTAA
- a CDS encoding TonB-dependent receptor, giving the protein MRKLALLCLLSLVSAITARATIFSQLHGVVHDPQHRPIANARIELHAANSAFTRSSTTAQDGSFTIPSLPLGDYTITISQPGFDTAKQSITLASDTAPVLHIELQIGTIEQTTNVTTDLNTANVNTVTPTTLISRDDIAQTPGADRTNSMAMITDYVPGAYITHDMLHMRGGHQVSWLLDGVQIPNTNIASNLGAQIDPKDIDYIEVQRGSYTSDVGDRTYGVFNVVPRTGFERNRQAELILSAGSFLQTNDQLNFGNHTEKFAYYASLTGNRSDYGLSPPTGVVIHDAANGYGGFASLLYNRTPKDQLRLITQLRADYFQIPYDPDPNSPGNQQFQSSGLRDGQHELDGTVAFSWLHTFNPATVLQVSPFFHYNRADYESNPSDIPVATTSDRSSTYAGAQANITTEVARNTIQAGFYSFGQHDNYLFGAIFNDGTNTPAFRTPDSASGGVIEAYLSDNYKPTSWLTLIAGLRQTHFQAEFTENVIAPRFGVALRIPKLNWVFRGFYGRFYQPPPLLTFGCTTAAIAAGTCSLQNFALSTGTSFAPLHGERDEEHQFGVQIPLRGWLLDADTFKTRINNFLDHSNIGDSSIYFPVTVDGALVRAWELSLRSPRLWNFGQAHLAYSNQIAEQRGAITGGLICSPPTSAECDVDPNYTPVDHDQRDTLNVGFNATLPWRTTASTNLYYGSGFVNGGFNPDGPPADPRYPNPYLPEHTTFDLSIGKTFNEKLSASVTATNVANRRVLLDNSLTFGGFHYNDPREIFAELRYRFKY; this is encoded by the coding sequence ATGCGCAAGCTTGCACTACTCTGTCTCCTGTCGCTCGTCAGCGCCATCACCGCCCGAGCCACCATCTTCAGCCAGCTCCACGGAGTCGTCCACGACCCGCAGCACCGCCCCATCGCCAACGCCCGCATCGAGCTCCACGCCGCCAACTCCGCCTTCACCCGATCCTCCACCACCGCGCAGGACGGCTCTTTCACCATCCCCTCTCTCCCCCTCGGCGACTACACCATCACCATCTCGCAACCCGGCTTCGACACCGCAAAGCAATCCATCACGCTAGCCTCCGACACCGCACCCGTCCTCCACATCGAGCTCCAAATCGGCACCATCGAACAAACCACCAACGTCACCACCGACCTCAACACCGCCAACGTCAACACCGTAACCCCCACCACCCTCATCAGCCGCGACGACATCGCCCAAACCCCGGGGGCCGACCGCACCAACAGCATGGCCATGATCACCGACTACGTCCCCGGCGCCTACATCACCCACGACATGCTCCATATGCGCGGCGGCCATCAAGTCTCCTGGCTCCTCGACGGCGTCCAGATCCCCAACACCAACATCGCCTCCAACCTCGGCGCGCAGATCGACCCCAAAGACATCGACTACATCGAAGTCCAGCGCGGCAGCTACACCTCCGACGTAGGCGACCGCACCTACGGCGTCTTCAACGTCGTCCCCCGCACCGGCTTCGAGCGCAACCGCCAGGCCGAGCTCATCCTCAGCGCAGGCAGCTTCCTCCAAACCAACGACCAGCTCAACTTCGGCAACCACACCGAAAAGTTCGCCTACTACGCCAGCCTCACCGGCAACCGCAGCGACTACGGCCTCTCCCCACCCACCGGAGTCGTCATTCACGACGCCGCCAACGGCTACGGCGGCTTCGCATCCCTCCTCTACAACCGCACGCCCAAAGACCAGCTCCGCCTCATCACCCAGCTCCGCGCCGACTACTTCCAGATCCCCTACGACCCCGACCCCAACAGCCCCGGCAACCAGCAGTTCCAATCGAGCGGCCTCCGCGACGGCCAGCACGAGCTCGACGGCACCGTCGCCTTCTCCTGGCTTCACACCTTCAACCCCGCGACGGTCCTGCAAGTCTCACCCTTCTTCCACTACAACCGCGCCGACTACGAATCCAACCCCAGCGACATCCCCGTAGCCACCACCTCCGACCGCAGCTCCACCTACGCCGGAGCACAAGCCAACATCACCACTGAAGTAGCCCGCAACACCATTCAGGCCGGCTTCTACTCCTTCGGCCAGCACGACAACTACCTCTTTGGCGCCATCTTCAACGACGGCACCAACACACCCGCCTTCCGCACGCCAGACTCAGCCTCAGGCGGAGTCATCGAAGCCTACCTCTCCGACAACTACAAACCCACCTCCTGGCTCACCCTCATCGCCGGCCTCCGCCAAACTCACTTTCAAGCCGAGTTCACCGAGAACGTAATCGCCCCACGCTTCGGCGTGGCCCTCCGCATCCCCAAACTCAACTGGGTCTTCCGCGGCTTCTACGGCCGCTTCTACCAACCGCCACCTTTACTCACCTTCGGCTGCACCACCGCAGCCATCGCCGCCGGAACCTGCAGCCTGCAAAACTTCGCCCTCAGCACAGGAACCAGCTTCGCCCCACTCCACGGCGAGCGCGACGAAGAGCATCAGTTCGGCGTCCAAATCCCCCTCCGCGGCTGGCTCCTCGACGCCGACACCTTCAAGACCCGCATCAACAACTTCCTCGATCACTCCAACATCGGCGACTCCAGCATCTACTTCCCCGTCACCGTCGACGGCGCCCTCGTCCGCGCCTGGGAGCTAAGCCTCCGCAGCCCGCGCCTCTGGAACTTCGGCCAGGCCCACCTCGCCTACTCCAACCAGATCGCCGAGCAGCGCGGAGCCATCACCGGCGGCCTCATCTGCTCTCCTCCCACCTCAGCCGAGTGCGACGTCGACCCCAACTACACCCCCGTCGACCACGACCAGCGCGACACCCTCAACGTGGGCTTCAACGCCACCCTCCCCTGGCGAACCACCGCGTCCACCAACCTCTACTACGGCTCCGGCTTCGTCAACGGCGGCTTCAATCCCGACGGCCCACCTGCCGACCCACGCTACCCCAATCCCTACCTCCCCGAGCACACCACCTTCGACCTCTCCATCGGCAAAACCTTCAACGAAAAACTATCCGCCTCCGTCACCGCAACCAACGTAGCCAATCGCCGCGTCCTGCTCGACAACAGCCTCACCTTCGGCGGCTTCCACTACAACGACCCCCGCGAGATCTTCGCCGAACTACGCTACCGCTTCAAATACTGA
- the aroC gene encoding chorismate synthase — translation MLRFSTAGESHGESLVAMVSGMPAGVAVDQEFVDRELWRRQKGYGRGGRMRIEKDTAHILSGVRHGKTIGSPIAMVLANNDWKNWTEILPVEAGDATKHKAVASPRPGHADLAGSLKYDFPDARYVLERASARESAARVAAGAIAKLLLRALGVEVASHVIRVGKAELGRAATWEEIAALQLKEEVLLNCVDAEAEAAMKAEVDAVLRTGDTVGGVFEVVVHGLPPGVGTHANWDERMDGLLAQAVMSLQAVKAVELGRGVTAAESVGSAVHDAIGYEKEQGVGGREQGVGKAVRFTGFTREQNNAGGIEGGISNGEDVVVRGYLKPISTLRRPLGSVSFETREPVKAAYERSDVCVVPAAGVAAEAMVALTVARLVVEKFGGDSLREMQRNFNGYCEQIRAY, via the coding sequence ATGTTGCGATTTTCTACGGCGGGAGAGAGCCACGGGGAGAGCCTGGTAGCGATGGTGAGTGGGATGCCTGCGGGTGTGGCTGTGGATCAGGAGTTTGTTGATCGTGAGCTGTGGCGGCGGCAGAAGGGATATGGACGCGGTGGGAGGATGCGGATTGAAAAAGATACCGCGCATATTCTGAGCGGGGTGCGGCATGGGAAGACGATCGGGTCGCCGATTGCGATGGTGCTGGCGAATAACGATTGGAAGAACTGGACTGAGATTCTGCCTGTGGAGGCGGGAGATGCTACGAAGCATAAGGCTGTTGCTTCGCCGCGGCCTGGGCATGCGGATCTGGCGGGGAGTTTGAAGTATGACTTTCCGGATGCGCGGTATGTGCTGGAGCGGGCGAGTGCGCGGGAGAGTGCGGCTAGGGTGGCGGCGGGTGCGATTGCGAAGTTGTTGCTGAGGGCTTTGGGGGTTGAGGTTGCGAGCCATGTGATTCGCGTGGGGAAGGCGGAGCTTGGGCGGGCGGCGACTTGGGAGGAGATTGCGGCGCTGCAGTTGAAGGAGGAGGTTTTGTTGAACTGCGTGGATGCTGAAGCTGAAGCTGCGATGAAGGCTGAGGTGGATGCGGTGTTGCGGACGGGAGATACGGTGGGTGGGGTTTTTGAGGTGGTGGTGCATGGGCTGCCGCCGGGGGTGGGGACGCATGCGAACTGGGATGAGCGGATGGATGGGCTGCTGGCGCAGGCGGTGATGAGTCTGCAGGCGGTGAAGGCGGTGGAGCTGGGGCGGGGAGTGACGGCGGCGGAGTCGGTGGGGTCGGCGGTGCATGATGCGATTGGGTATGAGAAGGAGCAGGGTGTAGGGGGTAGGGAGCAGGGTGTAGGAAAGGCGGTGCGGTTTACTGGGTTTACTCGGGAGCAGAATAATGCTGGGGGGATTGAAGGCGGGATCTCGAATGGCGAGGATGTGGTGGTGCGGGGGTATTTGAAGCCGATTTCGACGTTGAGGCGGCCGCTGGGGTCGGTGAGTTTTGAGACGCGGGAGCCGGTGAAGGCTGCGTATGAGCGGAGCGATGTTTGTGTGGTTCCGGCGGCTGGTGTTGCGGCGGAGGCGATGGTTGCGCTGACGGTGGCGCGGCTGGTGGTGGAGAAGTTTGGTGGGGACTCGCTGCGTGAGATGCAGCGAAATTTCAATGGCTATTGTGAGCAGATTCGAGCGTATTGA
- the fmt gene encoding methionyl-tRNA formyltransferase, producing the protein MRLVFCGTPEFAVPTLEAVIAAGHEIALVVTQPDRAAGRGLEVHVPPVKQAALQHGLSVVQPEKIKNNLELRGRLEEIKPDAILVVAYGRIIPQWMLELPRFGNINLHGSLLPKYRGAAPIQWAVACGELVTGVTTMRLDAGLDTGDMLLAAVCPVGLEETAVDVYGCLAPLGAELMVETLKRLEAGTICPEVQNHSLATLAPILKREDGLVDFSRSAKQIYDRWRGFQPWPGAHTTLRGKKLIVSKMRIGGARSVAVGELLVDGEQMLVGCAGGTVAELLEVQMEGKKRMSAAEFLRGYQVKSGERLGI; encoded by the coding sequence ATGAGATTAGTTTTTTGTGGCACGCCGGAGTTCGCAGTACCTACGCTCGAGGCCGTGATTGCGGCTGGGCATGAGATTGCGCTGGTGGTGACGCAGCCGGACCGTGCGGCGGGGCGCGGGCTGGAGGTGCATGTGCCTCCCGTAAAGCAGGCGGCGTTGCAGCATGGCTTATCGGTGGTGCAGCCGGAGAAGATCAAGAACAACCTTGAGTTGCGCGGGCGGCTGGAAGAGATTAAGCCTGATGCGATTCTTGTTGTCGCGTATGGAAGGATCATTCCGCAGTGGATGCTGGAGCTGCCGCGGTTTGGGAATATCAATCTGCACGGATCGTTACTTCCTAAATACCGAGGTGCTGCTCCCATTCAGTGGGCAGTGGCTTGCGGCGAGTTGGTGACGGGCGTTACGACGATGCGGTTGGATGCGGGGCTCGATACGGGCGATATGCTGCTGGCGGCGGTGTGCCCGGTGGGGTTGGAGGAGACGGCGGTGGATGTGTACGGGTGTCTCGCCCCGTTGGGCGCGGAGTTGATGGTGGAGACGCTGAAGAGGCTGGAGGCAGGAACGATCTGTCCCGAGGTGCAGAACCACTCGCTGGCTACGCTGGCTCCGATTTTGAAGCGTGAGGATGGGCTGGTGGATTTTTCTCGCTCGGCGAAGCAGATTTACGACCGTTGGCGAGGGTTTCAACCTTGGCCGGGGGCGCACACGACGCTGCGGGGGAAGAAGCTGATTGTGTCGAAGATGAGGATTGGCGGAGCGCGTTCGGTTGCTGTGGGGGAGTTGCTGGTGGATGGGGAACAGATGTTAGTTGGGTGCGCGGGTGGGACGGTGGCGGAGTTGCTGGAGGTGCAGATGGAAGGGAAGAAGCGGATGAGTGCGGCGGAGTTTTTGCGGGGGTATCAGGTGAAGAGTGGCGAACGGTTGGGGATATGA
- a CDS encoding MFS transporter yields MAAPSTPVLNDSTAASAAIGASAMRKATQRLIPLIALGYGAAYMDRVNISFASLQMNRDLHFSSTVYGFGAGLFFLSYAACEIPSNLLLYRFGARRWLARIMVTWGILAMAMLFVRTPWQFYTARFFLGVAEAGFFPGVIFYLTQWFPQELRARAISRFYISLPLSFVFMGLIAGALLNLDGNLGLRGWQWLFLVEGIPPILLGIAFLYLLPDGPQQAKWLTEDERAWIIHHVHNDPSLSGQRSHNLSAALLDPRVWQLGLFMMLMLGSSYAYTFVAPDVIQRATHLSTSKVGYLVAALSLLGAAAMLLNGIYSDRVQRRTPHSNYPRYMHIIPWAFLISVGFFACGLSTNPINVIISIGTVIIAYNAMQGPLWSLPGSFFQGRSAAAGIATLNMIGMIGGFLGPYFVGFAKDLTGDYQRGLLLMSIPMLLGALIMFYLRAETRLRSPTLSPENPVPSSQ; encoded by the coding sequence ATGGCCGCGCCCTCCACCCCGGTCCTCAATGACTCGACCGCAGCCAGCGCAGCCATCGGCGCATCCGCCATGCGCAAAGCCACCCAGCGCCTCATCCCCCTCATCGCCCTCGGCTACGGCGCAGCCTACATGGACCGCGTCAACATCAGCTTCGCCTCCCTCCAGATGAACCGCGACCTCCACTTCAGCTCCACAGTCTATGGCTTCGGCGCCGGCCTCTTCTTTCTCAGCTACGCCGCCTGCGAGATCCCCTCAAACCTCCTCCTCTACCGCTTCGGAGCACGTCGCTGGCTCGCCCGCATCATGGTCACCTGGGGAATCCTCGCCATGGCCATGCTCTTCGTCCGCACCCCCTGGCAGTTCTACACCGCGCGCTTCTTCCTCGGTGTCGCCGAAGCCGGATTCTTTCCCGGAGTCATCTTCTATCTCACGCAGTGGTTCCCGCAGGAACTCCGCGCCCGCGCCATCAGCCGCTTCTACATCTCCCTGCCGCTCAGCTTCGTCTTCATGGGCCTCATCGCCGGCGCACTCCTCAATCTCGACGGGAACCTCGGCCTCCGCGGCTGGCAATGGCTCTTCCTCGTCGAAGGCATCCCTCCCATCCTGCTAGGCATCGCCTTCCTCTACCTGCTCCCCGACGGTCCCCAGCAGGCCAAGTGGCTCACCGAAGACGAGCGCGCGTGGATCATCCACCACGTCCACAACGACCCCTCTCTAAGCGGCCAGCGCAGCCACAATCTCAGCGCAGCCCTCCTCGATCCACGCGTCTGGCAGCTCGGCCTCTTTATGATGTTGATGCTCGGCTCCTCTTACGCCTACACCTTTGTCGCTCCCGACGTCATCCAGCGAGCAACCCACCTCAGCACGTCAAAGGTCGGCTACCTCGTCGCTGCGCTCAGTCTTCTCGGAGCAGCCGCCATGCTCCTCAACGGCATCTACTCTGACCGCGTCCAGCGTCGAACGCCACACAGCAACTATCCTCGCTACATGCACATCATCCCGTGGGCCTTCCTCATCTCCGTCGGCTTCTTCGCCTGCGGTCTCTCAACAAATCCAATCAACGTAATCATCTCCATAGGCACAGTTATCATCGCCTACAACGCGATGCAGGGCCCTCTCTGGTCTCTCCCCGGCAGCTTCTTTCAGGGGCGATCCGCAGCCGCCGGTATAGCCACCCTCAATATGATCGGAATGATCGGCGGCTTTCTCGGCCCTTACTTCGTAGGCTTCGCAAAAGATCTCACCGGCGACTATCAACGCGGCCTCCTCCTTATGAGCATCCCCATGCTCCTCGGCGCCCTCATCATGTTCTATCTCCGCGCCGAAACGCGCCTCCGAAGCCCAACCCTCAGCCCCGAAAACCCTGTACCATCTTCTCAATGA
- a CDS encoding transcription antitermination factor NusB produces MKKQGVGPRGQGVEGAAKAVVARKRPVSAGPTASVEAAVAKITPARLAAFEILKLVGENKGHSDELLHSARVDGLSPEDRNLTTALVMGVLRWQIALDARVRGLLQRPEQRLAEPVAIALRMGAFQLLHLERIPAHAALSESVELCRAAGEPHATGMVNAVLRKLAAAQKPGVRIHESVAAFAERLGHPRWLVERWVAAYGRDAALKICEADQQEPVEGGMFVERGGDWPVMDDGSRLVGEIAAAAVPGAKRVWDCCAAPGGKTLVLAKRLGGAEGGPEILASDVSAKRLAQTEARLRRYAYAERVGFAVADAAEAKGVAGEFDLILCDVPCSGTGTMAGNPEIRHRLKVEEFARQAERQRAILKGALKRLGPGGRLVYSTCSLEAEECEVVVDAVVGAGGVVRVPVDGVMAELAERGVLSGEMGSAVRDGALRTLPGVHGGDGFYAVILERA; encoded by the coding sequence ATGAAGAAGCAGGGTGTAGGGCCCAGGGGGCAGGGAGTAGAAGGGGCGGCGAAGGCGGTGGTTGCGCGGAAGAGGCCGGTGTCGGCTGGGCCTACGGCCTCGGTGGAGGCTGCGGTTGCGAAGATAACGCCCGCTCGGCTGGCTGCGTTTGAGATCTTGAAGCTGGTGGGGGAGAACAAGGGGCATAGCGATGAGTTGTTGCATTCGGCGCGGGTGGATGGGTTGTCGCCTGAGGATCGGAATCTGACGACGGCTCTGGTGATGGGTGTGCTGCGATGGCAGATTGCTCTGGATGCGCGGGTACGCGGGTTGTTGCAGAGGCCGGAGCAGAGGCTGGCGGAGCCGGTGGCGATTGCGCTGCGGATGGGGGCGTTTCAGTTGTTGCATCTGGAGCGGATTCCGGCGCATGCGGCGCTGAGTGAGAGTGTGGAGCTGTGCAGGGCGGCGGGGGAGCCACATGCGACGGGGATGGTGAATGCCGTGCTGCGGAAGTTGGCGGCGGCGCAAAAGCCGGGAGTGAGAATACATGAGTCGGTTGCGGCGTTTGCGGAGAGGCTGGGGCATCCGCGATGGCTGGTGGAGCGATGGGTGGCGGCGTATGGGCGGGATGCGGCGTTGAAGATCTGTGAGGCGGATCAGCAGGAGCCGGTTGAGGGTGGGATGTTCGTGGAGCGGGGTGGGGATTGGCCGGTGATGGATGATGGGTCGCGGCTGGTGGGGGAGATTGCTGCGGCGGCTGTGCCGGGGGCGAAGAGAGTTTGGGATTGTTGTGCTGCTCCGGGTGGGAAGACGCTGGTTCTGGCGAAGCGGTTGGGCGGGGCGGAGGGCGGACCTGAGATCCTGGCGAGCGATGTGAGTGCGAAGCGGCTGGCACAGACGGAGGCGAGGCTGCGGCGGTATGCGTATGCGGAGCGGGTTGGGTTTGCGGTTGCCGATGCAGCGGAGGCTAAGGGTGTTGCGGGGGAGTTTGATTTGATTTTGTGCGATGTGCCTTGCTCGGGGACCGGGACGATGGCGGGGAATCCGGAGATTCGGCATCGGTTGAAGGTGGAGGAGTTTGCTCGGCAGGCGGAGAGGCAGAGAGCGATTTTGAAGGGGGCGCTGAAGCGGTTGGGGCCGGGTGGGAGGTTGGTTTATTCGACTTGCTCGCTGGAGGCGGAGGAGTGTGAGGTGGTGGTGGATGCGGTTGTTGGTGCGGGTGGAGTGGTGCGGGTGCCGGTGGATGGGGTGATGGCGGAGCTTGCTGAGCGTGGGGTTTTGAGTGGGGAGATGGGTTCGGCTGTGCGGGATGGGGCGCTGCGGACGCTGCCTGGAGTGCATGGGGGCGATGGGTTTTATGCGGTGATTCTGGAGCGGGCTTAG
- a CDS encoding cation diffusion facilitator family transporter → MSTTAQPEQAATPHSAKRSAALFSVLAAFAVTLLKLLTGLLTGSLGMLSEAAHSGIDLIAAAITLFSVQVSDRPADADHTYGHGKIESLSAAIESVLMLGSCVWILTEAVRRIAHRQHLALNFSIWPFLVLLLSITVDYTRSGKLQKIADETKSEALEADAIHFRTDIWSSIAVLLGLAASYIGQRFQIPQLELADPIAAIIVSGIILHVTWNLARRTIDALTDATPIETRSQARDMTRDIAAIDGVLSVDRIRTRRAGPNYFADLTLGLPRNLTFQRSEQITMAATAAVRRHLPGADVVVHSIPTASTAESLHDRIRAVAARSNLAIHDVAVQEYNQELHVEQHLEVDEKMSLSAAHALVTQLESDIRREIPEISTILTHIESEPATIERPASLERDRQLEVRLRRAAQAFPEILDIHEVFVTRAHNNGADRIQVNCHCTLPDDLPMSKVHEIITALENAFKLDCPEVSRLLIHPEPATDNRR, encoded by the coding sequence ATGAGCACCACGGCCCAGCCCGAACAAGCCGCCACCCCACACAGCGCCAAGCGCTCCGCCGCGCTCTTCTCCGTCCTCGCCGCCTTCGCCGTCACCCTCCTCAAGCTCCTCACCGGCCTCCTCACCGGCTCCCTCGGCATGCTCTCCGAGGCCGCCCACTCCGGCATCGATCTCATCGCCGCCGCCATCACCCTCTTCTCCGTCCAGGTCTCCGACCGCCCCGCCGACGCCGACCACACCTACGGCCATGGCAAGATCGAAAGCCTCTCCGCCGCCATCGAGTCCGTCCTCATGCTCGGCTCCTGCGTCTGGATCCTCACCGAAGCCGTCCGCCGCATCGCCCACCGCCAGCACCTCGCCCTCAACTTCTCCATCTGGCCCTTTCTCGTCCTCCTGCTCTCCATCACCGTCGACTACACCCGCTCCGGCAAGCTCCAAAAAATCGCAGACGAAACAAAAAGTGAAGCCCTCGAAGCCGACGCCATCCACTTCCGCACCGACATCTGGTCCTCCATCGCCGTCCTCCTCGGCCTCGCCGCCAGCTACATCGGCCAGCGCTTCCAGATCCCTCAACTCGAACTAGCCGACCCCATCGCCGCCATCATCGTCTCCGGCATCATCCTCCACGTCACCTGGAATCTCGCCCGCCGCACCATCGACGCCCTCACCGACGCCACCCCCATCGAAACACGCTCCCAGGCCCGCGACATGACCCGCGACATCGCCGCCATCGACGGCGTCCTCTCCGTCGACCGCATCCGCACCCGCCGCGCCGGCCCCAACTACTTCGCCGACCTCACCCTCGGCCTACCCCGCAACCTCACCTTCCAACGCTCCGAGCAGATCACCATGGCCGCCACCGCCGCCGTCCGCCGTCACCTCCCCGGCGCCGACGTCGTCGTCCACTCCATCCCCACCGCCTCCACCGCCGAAAGCCTCCACGACCGCATCCGCGCCGTAGCCGCCCGCTCCAACCTCGCCATCCACGACGTCGCCGTGCAGGAGTACAACCAGGAACTCCATGTCGAACAGCACCTCGAAGTCGACGAGAAGATGTCTCTCAGCGCCGCCCACGCCCTCGTCACCCAACTCGAGTCCGACATCCGCCGCGAGATCCCCGAGATCTCCACCATCCTCACCCACATCGAAAGCGAACCCGCCACCATCGAGCGTCCCGCCTCCCTCGAGCGCGACCGCCAGCTCGAAGTCCGTCTCCGCCGTGCCGCCCAGGCCTTCCCCGAGATCCTCGACATCCACGAGGTCTTCGTCACCCGCGCCCACAACAACGGAGCCGACCGCATCCAGGTCAACTGCCACTGCACCCTCCCCGACGATCTCCCCATGTCGAAGGTCCACGAGATCATCACCGCCCTCGAGAACGCCTTCAAACTAGACTGCCCCGAGGTCTCCCGCCTCCTCATCCACCCCGAGCCCGCCACCGACAACCGCCGCTGA
- a CDS encoding PASTA domain-containing protein, which yields MKPRIPRKVTRSINRFFNIVLGALAMLTVALVSAFITMRLAIHGHEVKVPDLTSLTLSEASKKTSSLGLVLSLENRFYSPNTPPGRVLAQSPAPGLTVRREWPVRVTESLGAQQVAIPDLLGQTERTATINIRRLGLELGAVSHIAAPGEPGVVIAQTPTPNAIGVDRPRVSLLLSDPVSANSAEAFVMPSLAGLTLAAAAARAASAGLHIASAEDLNLNSASTEAAPLTPQSPPSATTPAFTEPIAHTVSSIGTVIAQTPPAGHRVVKGDPVHITLTD from the coding sequence ATGAAGCCCCGCATCCCCAGAAAAGTCACCCGAAGCATCAACCGCTTCTTCAACATCGTTCTGGGCGCCCTTGCGATGCTCACCGTCGCGCTCGTCTCCGCCTTCATCACCATGCGCCTCGCCATCCACGGCCACGAGGTCAAAGTCCCCGACCTCACCAGTCTCACCCTCTCCGAAGCCAGCAAAAAAACCAGCTCCCTCGGCCTCGTCCTCAGCCTCGAAAACCGCTTTTACTCCCCCAACACCCCACCCGGCCGCGTCCTCGCCCAATCCCCCGCCCCCGGCCTCACCGTCCGTCGCGAGTGGCCCGTCCGCGTCACCGAAAGCCTCGGCGCCCAGCAAGTCGCCATCCCCGACCTCCTCGGCCAAACCGAGCGCACCGCAACCATCAACATCCGCCGCCTCGGCCTCGAACTCGGCGCCGTCTCCCACATCGCCGCCCCCGGCGAACCCGGCGTCGTCATCGCCCAAACCCCCACCCCCAACGCCATCGGCGTCGATCGCCCTCGCGTCAGCCTCCTCCTCAGCGACCCCGTGAGCGCAAACTCCGCCGAAGCCTTCGTCATGCCCTCCCTCGCCGGCCTCACCCTCGCCGCCGCCGCAGCAAGAGCAGCATCCGCCGGCCTCCACATCGCCAGCGCCGAAGACCTAAACCTCAACTCAGCCTCAACAGAAGCCGCCCCACTCACGCCGCAATCCCCACCCAGCGCCACCACCCCAGCCTTCACCGAGCCCATCGCCCACACCGTCTCCTCCATCGGCACCGTCATCGCGCAAACCCCACCCGCCGGCCACCGCGTAGTCAAAGGCGACCCAGTCCACATCACCCTCACCGACTAA